In the Mya arenaria isolate MELC-2E11 chromosome 11, ASM2691426v1 genome, one interval contains:
- the LOC128207967 gene encoding uncharacterized protein LOC128207967: protein MWCPTCVRWRNELQQHILRLNMTYSESWKWQNSYKEIASLCVPQKWSSVPTISDVSYCTNIWKNCTAFKINENVLQELQTVRNELIAHSSDGKLSDDETARVFDAVESVFKDRDVIPHIDAKNLTQHLLLIKNQAPTALTHFIKTCSKTLEEAKAKLKDLDEIPVQNQTKQRRILKYSERHVSRCIQGLIVALVIWWLFPTLQHSDYDKGCFQENYEYPFQQDLPLIGYFKTHKPLIGREWLFAKIQDSLEQTKPRGVLLLAQMGYGKSALISHLLCAKRNEKGDTFETKWLHFIYANLM from the exons AT gtgGTGTCCCACGTGCGTTAGATGGAGAAACGAGCTTCAGCAACATATACTGCGATTGAATATGACATATTCTGAATCTTGGAAGTGGCAAAACTCATACAAAGAAATTGCAAGCTTATGTGTTCCACAGAAATGGTCAAGTGTTCCTACCATTTCCGACGTCTCATACTGCACCAATATTTGGAAAAATTGCACAGCTTTTAAGATAAACGAAAACGTTCTACAAGAGCTTCAGACGGTTAGAAATGAACTTATTGCCCACAGCTCGGATGGAAAACTAAGTGATGATGAAACTGCCAGAGTGTTTGATGCAGTCGAAAGTGTTTTCAAAGACAGAGATGTAATTCCTCATATCGATGCCAAGAACCTTACACAACATCTTCTTCTGATTAAGAACCAAGCTCCTACAGCATtgacacattttataaaaacgTGTTCTAAAACGTTGGAAGAAGCGAAAGCTAAATTAAAAGATTTAGATGAAATTCCAgtacaaaatcaaacaaaacaaaggcgcattttgaaatattcagaGCGGCATGTATCTCGATGTATCCAGGGCTTAATAGTAGCTCTTGTTATTTGGTGGCTTTTTCCAACACTCCAACATTCAGATTATGACAAAG GGTGTTTTCAAGAAAACTATGAGTACCCGTTTCAACAGGATCTTCCTTTGATTGgatatttcaaaacacataAACCTCTGATTGGACGAGAATGGCTGTTTGCTAAAATACAGGATAGCTTAGAACAAACTAAACCTCGAGGAGTTTTACTCTTGGCTCAAATGGGCTATGGAAAATCAGCATTGATTTCTCATTTGCTGTGTGCAAAGCGGAATGAAAAGGGCGACACATTCGAGACAAAATGGTTGCATTTCATATATGCAAATTTGATGTAA
- the LOC128208694 gene encoding uncharacterized protein LOC128208694 has product MTGPNLTNNLLGVLMRFRKGAVAVMADIQQMFYSFLVRQDHRRYLRFVWPEDNDLSNNLLDYQMNVHVFGNRPSPAVATYGLHKAAEMAASTVGKDVEKLVKRDFYVDDALTSHDSSEEAIDLLKRTQYALQEFGNIRLHKLCSNSRQVLAAFDKDDLAKDLKDLDLENEFPLQRSLGVCWNVQQDTFTFRVTLDDNAFTRRGVLSTINGLYDPIGLAAAFTITGKLLLRESLTETLGWDEPLPHRLLERWSHWKQSLDALKKVQIPRMYCPKSNDDIQQRDLYVYSDASEKAVAAVAYLLSVDKNGDKHLGFVLGKAKVAPKHGQTIPRLELCAAVLAVETYDICQQELDLDIHQAHFFTDSKVVLGYIYNETRRFHIYVGNRIDRIRTSTRPDQWRYVPSSLNPADDATRGVTSEDLPESKWLKGTRHALKDSDTSRDISKFPLVLPEEDKEVRTLKTDFNKRCFLGCERFKRFSSWTAVVRAISLIQNRLRTLSAEQTLRDSVYIRDLAQLAVIQALQHEIFAEEIRALTNNRQLAKNSQIRNLSPYLDKDGILRVGGRLNNSQLNSTVKNPIIIPRHHLSMLLVHHFHEKTCHQGRQLTEGAVRNGGFWILGSKRQVASCIHNCLQCRRSRTKLETPRMADLPSDRLNPTPPFTNVGIDVFGPWQIMTRRTRGGQANSKRWALMFTCLVVRAVHNELLEEMTSSCFINALRRFCALRGEVKMIRSDCGTNLFGSTADLEANVINVENKPLKDYLVDSGINWVFNPPHSSHFGGVWERMIGVARKILDAMLLNVKQLTHEVLHTLMAEVSSIMNARPLTPVSTDPEVPFPLTPATLLTMKTNHVVESFKLEDFNGKDLYKTEWRRVQHLADTFWSRWKNEYLPTLQTRRKWQDDGKNVTNGDVVLLRDNSVHRNEWPIGVIVSTNVSEDGRVRSVDVRLGKDRKVYTRPVSELVFLLSK; this is encoded by the coding sequence ATGACCGGTCCAAACCTGACCAACAACCTTCTTGGCGTCCTTATGAGATTTCGTAAGGGCGCTGTTGCTGTCATGGCAGACATACAGCAGATGTTTTACAGTTTCCTTGTAAGACAAGACCACAGGAGATACCTGAGATTCGTATGGCCAGAGGACAACGACCTCAGCAACAACTTATTGGATTACCAAATGAATGTCCACGTGTTTGGAAATAGACCATCGCCTGCTGTGGCAACTTATGGTCTTCACAAGGCAGCAGAGATGGCAGCGTCTACTGTAGGTAAAGATGTCGAAAAACTTGTGAAACGGGACTTTTATGTAGATGACGCCCTTACCTCCCACGACTCTAGTGAGGAAGCCATTGATCTTTTGAAGAGAACCCAGTATGCTCTACAAGAATTCGGAAACATCCGGCTTCACAAGCTATGCTCTAACTCTCGTCAAGTTTTGGCGGCGTTCGACAAGGACGACCTTGCAAAGGATCTGAAAGATCTAGATCTGGAAAACGAGTTTCCACTGCAGAGAAGTCTTGGGGTATGTTGGAATGTCCAGCAAGATACATTTACCTTCCGCGTCACCCTAGATGACAACGCCTTCACCAGAAGGGGTGTTCTATCCACAATCAACGGCCTCTATGACCCCATAGGTCTAGCTGCAGCATTTACAATCACAGGGAAACTTCTACTGCGAGAAAGTCTCACCGAAACCCTGGGCTGGGATGAGCCCTTACCTCATCGGCTGTTGGAAAGATGGTCTCATTGGAAGCAATCACTAGATGCGTTGAAGAAAGTGCAGATCCCAAGAATGTACTGCCCCAAGTCAAACGACGACATACAACAGAGAGACCTGTATGTGTATTCAGATGCGTCGGAGAAGGCAGTAGCAGCAGTGGCCTACTTGCTGTCAGTGGACAAGAACGGCGACAAGCATCTAGGATTTGTCCTCGGAAAGGCAAAGGTTGCACCTAAGCATGGTCAAACGATTCCACGACTGGAGCTATGTGCCGCCGTTTTGGCCGTTGAAACCTATGACATCTGCCAACAGGAGCTTGATCTTGACATACACCAAGCACACTTCTTCACAGACAGCAAAGTGGTCCTTGGATACATCTACAATGAAACACGTAGATTTCACATATACGTTGGAAACCGGATAGACCGCATCAGGACTTCCACTAGACCAGATCAATGGCGTTATGTTCCCTCATCTCTGAACCCAGCTGACGATGCAACACGGGGAGTGACTTCCGAAGATTTACCGGAGAGCAAATGGCTGAAGGGAACTCGCCATGCACTGAAGGACAGCGACACTAGCAGGGACATCTCTAAGTTCCCACTTGTGCTACCAGAAGAAGACAAAGAAGTGAGAACTCTCAAAACAGATTTCAATAAGAGGTGTTTTCTTGGTTGTGAAAGGTTTAAGAGGTTTTCATCATGGACCGCGGTGGTCAGGGCCATTAGCCTGATTCAGAATCGACTCAGAACTCTTTCAGCAGAACAGACTCTCCGTGATTCTGTTTATATTCGGGATCTTGCACAACTCGCGGTCATACAGGCTTTACAACACGAAATCTTTGCAGAGGAAATCAGGGCTTTGACAAACAACCGCCAGCTTGCAAAGAACAGTCAAATACGCAATCTCTCACCATACCTGGACAAGGATGGCATCCTTCGAGTCGGGGGACGTCTGAATAATTCGCAGCTGAACTCTACAGTTAAAAACCCCATCATAATCCCTCGACATCATCTCAGTATGCTGCTTGTTCATCACTTTCACGAGAAAACGTGTCATCAAGGCCGGCAACTAACTGAAGGTGCTGTTCGCAATGGAGGTTTTTGGATTTTGGGCAGCAAGCGACAAGTAGCTTCGTGCATACACAACTGTCTGCAGTGCAGACGCTCTCGGACTAAGCTTGAAACTCCAAGAATGGCTGACCTTCCGTCTGATAGGCTGAACCCAACACCACCATTTACCAACGTTGGCATTGACGTCTTTGGACCATGGCAGATCATGACCAGAAGAACTAGAGGAGGGCAGGCAAATTCAAAACGCTGGGCCCTCATGTTCACCTGCTTAGTTGTACGAGCTGTACACAATGAGCTGCTGGAGGAGATGACCTCATCATGCTTCATCAATGCTTTGAGACGATTTTGTGCCCTGCGAGGCGAGGTGAAGATGATCCGGTCAGATTGTGGCACAAACTTATTTGGTTCAACCGCAGACTTGGAAGCAAACGTGATAAATGTGGAAAACAAACCACTGAAGGACTATCTAGTTGATTCCGGAATCAACTGGGTTTTTAACCCTCCGCATTCTTCTCACTTTGGCGGCGTCTGGGAGAGGATGATTGGGGTTGCAAGGAAAATCTTGGATGCCATGCTCTTGAATGTGAAACAACTTACCCACGAGGTCCTTCACACTCTTATGGCTGAAGTGAGTTCCATCATGAACGCCAGACCACTTACCCCAGTGTCGACGGATCCAGAGGTTCCCTTTCCGCTTACGCCAGCGACCTTACTCACCatgaaaacaaatcatgttGTAGAATCATTCAAACTGGAAGACTTCAATGGCAAGGATCTTTACAAGACGGAATGGAGACGTGTTCAGCATCTTGCGGACACCTTCTGGTCCCGTTGGAAAAACGAATATTTGCCAACACTTCAAACCAGACGTAAGTGGCAAGACGATGGAAAGAATGTGACAAATGGAGATGTCGTTCTTCTTCGAGACAACTCCGTTCACAGAAATGAATGGCCAATTGGTGTAATCGTCAGCACCAATGTTAGCGAGGACGGCAGAGTGCGCTCTGTTGATGTAAGGCTTGGGAAAGACAGGAAAGTCTACACTCGGCCTGTCTCAGAGTTAGTCTTTCTTTTGTCAAAGTAA